Genomic window (Desulforapulum autotrophicum HRM2):
AGCCGTTCCGCCTTCAGGGCCGATGCAATCTTTGACGCCACCAGATCCGCATTGATATTGTAGGTCTCGCCTGATCGACCCACCCCCACCGGGGCAATTACCGGAATAAACCCTTTGCAGGTAAGGGTATGAATAATCTCCGGATCAATAGCCGTGACACGCCCCACCATTCCGGGGTCTATGATTTCAGGCGGTTTTTCCGTGTTGGACGCGTCCACAATGGTCATCTTTTCAGCAATGATAAGCCCCCCATCCTTTCCGGTTAACCCCACGGCCCTGCCACCCTGGGCGTTGATCCCGGACACAATCTCCTTGTTGACCTTGCCCCCAAGGACCATCTCCACCACATCCATGGTTTTATCGTCGGTGTAGCGCATCCCCCTGACAAAGGTGGAGGTGATGCCCATGGCGTCAAGGACCCGGTTGATCTGGGGGCCGCCCCCGTGGACCACCACGGGGTTGAACCCGATGTACTTCAACAGGGTAATGTCCCGAGCAAAGTCACGTTTAAGTCCCGGATCCACCATGGCATGGCCGCCGTACTTGACCACAATGGTTTTACCTGCAAATTGCCGGATATAGGGAAGGGCCTCGATCAGAATGTCTGCCACATTCATGTTCATCATAGGATATACCTCGAAAGATCCTCATCCTTGACAATCTCCATGAGCTGTTTGTCCACAAAGTCTGCGTCCACAACCATCTTTTTCTCCTCAACATCCGGAGCGTGGAACAAAATTTCTTCGAGCAGCTTTTCCATGATGGTGTGAAGCCTTCTGGCGCCGATGTTTTCGGTTCTTTCGTTCACGTCAACGGCAATGGAGGCAATTTTATCGATGGCATCCTCGGTGAATTCAAGCTCAACCCCTTCTGTTCGCAAAAGGGCAATATACTGAAGAATCAAGGCGTTCTTGGGCTCGGTGAGTATCCTTACGAACTCGTCCTTGCCAAGACTTGTAAGTTCAACCCGTATGGGAAACCGGCCCTGGAGTTCGGGAATGAGATCCGAGGGTTTGGCAATGTGAAAGGCACCCGAGGCGATGAACAGAATATGGTCGGTTTTTACCGTGCCATACTTGGTGGGGACTGAACTTCCCTCGACAATGGGTAAAAGATCCCGCTGGACCCCCTCCTTGGACACCTCCGGCCCCTGGGAATTTCCCTTGCCGGCAATCTTGTCGATCTCGTCAAGGAAAATGATGCCTGACTGTTCAACCATTTCAACGGCGTCGGCGGTTACCTTTTCCATGTCAACCAGGTGGGCCGCCTCATCCTGGGTAAGAATCTTCATGGCCTCGGCCACCTTGACCTTACGACGCTTGGTATTCTTGGGCAGAAGATTTCCCAGCATGTCCTTCATGTTGATACCCATCTCCTCCATGCCCGTGTTGGAAAAAATTTCGATCATGGGCGAAGCCTTTCCCGTCACGTCAATATCAACAAACCGAGAATCGAGCTTGCCGTTATTTAACATTTTCCTCAGCTTTTCCCGGGTGGAAGACTTGGACGAGGATGACGAAACGACCTCCAGATGGGGTTCTGTAAGGGTTGCACCTTCAGGCCCGCCCGACTCGGGCAGCAGCAGATCAAGGATTCTCTCCTCGGCCATGGCCGCCGCCTTTTCCTGGACTTCTTCCTGTTGCCGGACCTTGAGGGTGTTCACCGTCAATTCCATAAGGTCCCGGATCATGGACTCCACGTCCCTTCCCACATACCCGACCTCCGTGAACTTGGAGGCCTCCACCTTATAGAAGGGAGAGTCCGTCAACCGGGCAAGCCGACGTGCAATCTCGGTTTTTCCAACACCGGTCGGGCCGATGAGGATAATGTTCTTGGGAGCGATCTCGTCCCTTAAATCATCGGGAACCTGGCGGCGGCGCCACCGGTTTCTAAGGGCGATGGCTACGGATTTTTTGGCGTTTTTCTGACCGATGATGTACCGGTCAAGTTCCCGGACAATCTCCATGGGCTTAAGGTCACTCATTGTTTCATCTCTTCAATGGTTATGTAATTGTTGGTGTAGATACACAGGGCCGCAGCAATCTTCATGGCCTCGGTCACGATGGTCCGGGCGTCAAGGTCGGTGTGAACCACCAGGGCCTGGGCCGCAGCCTGGGCTGCCGTGCTGCCTGAGCCAATGCTGATCACCCCGTCGTCAGGCTCAATCACGTCCCCGTTGCCGGACAGCAGATAGGTATTTTTCTCGTCCGCCGCAATCATCATGGCCTCGAGGCGTCTTAGATATTTGTCCGTGCGCCACTCCCTTGCAAGCTCCACTGCACTGCGGGTGAGGTTGCCGTTATACTGTTCAAGTTTTTGTTCAAGCTTTTCAGAAAGGGTGAGGGCATCGGCCGTGGCACCGGCAAATCCCGTGATAATCTTGTCGTTGTAAATCCGCCGCACCTTTTTTGCCTTGTGTTTTGTAACAATGGTGCCAAGGGTCACCTGGCCGTCACCTGCCACAACCACCC
Coding sequences:
- the argB gene encoding acetylglutamate kinase, with the protein product MNMNVADILIEALPYIRQFAGKTIVVKYGGHAMVDPGLKRDFARDITLLKYIGFNPVVVHGGGPQINRVLDAMGITSTFVRGMRYTDDKTMDVVEMVLGGKVNKEIVSGINAQGGRAVGLTGKDGGLIIAEKMTIVDASNTEKPPEIIDPGMVGRVTAIDPEIIHTLTCKGFIPVIAPVGVGRSGETYNINADLVASKIASALKAERLILMTDVDGLLDASGTLVSSAAAEKIHTMIERGEIKGGMIPKMESALSALEGGVEKTHIINGTRPHALLLELFTDSGIGTQVFLQGQED
- the hslU gene encoding ATP-dependent protease ATPase subunit HslU, translated to MSDLKPMEIVRELDRYIIGQKNAKKSVAIALRNRWRRRQVPDDLRDEIAPKNIILIGPTGVGKTEIARRLARLTDSPFYKVEASKFTEVGYVGRDVESMIRDLMELTVNTLKVRQQEEVQEKAAAMAEERILDLLLPESGGPEGATLTEPHLEVVSSSSSKSSTREKLRKMLNNGKLDSRFVDIDVTGKASPMIEIFSNTGMEEMGINMKDMLGNLLPKNTKRRKVKVAEAMKILTQDEAAHLVDMEKVTADAVEMVEQSGIIFLDEIDKIAGKGNSQGPEVSKEGVQRDLLPIVEGSSVPTKYGTVKTDHILFIASGAFHIAKPSDLIPELQGRFPIRVELTSLGKDEFVRILTEPKNALILQYIALLRTEGVELEFTEDAIDKIASIAVDVNERTENIGARRLHTIMEKLLEEILFHAPDVEEKKMVVDADFVDKQLMEIVKDEDLSRYIL
- the hslV gene encoding ATP-dependent protease subunit HslV, with protein sequence MTDTFHGTTILAVRHKNWVVVAGDGQVTLGTIVTKHKAKKVRRIYNDKIITGFAGATADALTLSEKLEQKLEQYNGNLTRSAVELAREWRTDKYLRRLEAMMIAADEKNTYLLSGNGDVIEPDDGVISIGSGSTAAQAAAQALVVHTDLDARTIVTEAMKIAAALCIYTNNYITIEEMKQ